Proteins from one Deinococcus actinosclerus genomic window:
- a CDS encoding flavin reductase family protein: MTSPASAPDALPVTHFDLTALPGAARYKLLTATVTPRPIAWVSTLGEGGHVNLAPYSFFGLMGSDPPVVAFAPGDRTDGTPKDTALNIAAGGEFTVNLVSEALAVTMNATATDFPHGQGEPDALGISLAPGVKVAVPRVAAAPAALECREVQTVLIGRTRIILGEVLGLTLRADAVQDADRYHVDTGALDLIGRMGGRGTYARTRDTFVIDRIPFEEWQKGQ; this comes from the coding sequence ATGACGTCTCCCGCTTCTGCACCGGACGCCCTCCCGGTGACGCACTTCGACCTGACGGCGCTGCCCGGCGCGGCGCGGTACAAGCTGCTCACGGCGACCGTCACGCCCCGCCCGATCGCGTGGGTGAGCACGCTGGGCGAGGGCGGGCACGTGAACCTCGCGCCGTACTCCTTCTTCGGCCTGATGGGCAGCGACCCGCCCGTCGTGGCCTTCGCGCCCGGCGACCGCACCGACGGCACCCCGAAGGACACCGCCCTGAATATCGCCGCGGGCGGCGAGTTCACCGTGAACCTCGTCAGCGAGGCGCTGGCCGTCACCATGAACGCCACCGCCACCGACTTCCCGCACGGGCAGGGGGAGCCGGACGCGCTGGGCATTTCCCTCGCGCCGGGCGTGAAGGTCGCCGTGCCGCGCGTGGCCGCCGCGCCCGCCGCGCTGGAATGCCGCGAGGTGCAGACCGTGCTGATCGGCCGCACCCGCATCATCCTGGGCGAGGTGCTGGGCCTGACCCTGCGCGCGGACGCCGTGCAGGACGCCGACCGGTACCACGTGGACACCGGCGCGCTGGACCTGATCGGCCGCATGGGCGGACGCGGCACGTACGCCCGCACCCGCGACACGTTCGTCATTGACCGCATTCCGTTCGAGGAGTGGCAGAAGGGGCAGTAG
- a CDS encoding (2Fe-2S) ferredoxin domain-containing protein, whose amino-acid sequence MPPKFFPTHGHLLVCQGPNCQARGSALLHKALWNHLERQSLAYYKRGGTLRLTESGCLGACSYGPALCVYRPDPGGAGLEEAWYAAVDFPLAARVAQAIHDRTPLPAEHRYGPDEQATRS is encoded by the coding sequence ATGCCCCCGAAGTTCTTCCCCACCCACGGCCACCTGCTCGTCTGCCAGGGCCCCAACTGTCAGGCGCGCGGCTCGGCTCTGCTGCACAAGGCACTCTGGAATCACCTGGAACGCCAGTCGCTGGCGTACTACAAACGCGGCGGGACGCTGCGCCTCACCGAGAGCGGCTGCCTGGGCGCGTGCAGCTACGGCCCGGCCCTGTGCGTGTACCGCCCGGATCCCGGCGGGGCAGGCCTGGAGGAAGCGTGGTACGCCGCCGTGGACTTCCCGCTCGCCGCGCGGGTCGCGCAGGCCATCCACGACCGCACGCCCCTGCCCGCCGAGCACCGCTACGGACCGGACGAACAGGCCACGCGGTCGTAA
- a CDS encoding ABC transporter ATP-binding protein — MTDLLHHTAPRQPEATPRDALVARDVHVQAGSFPAVRGVSAAFRPGVFSAVIGPNGAGKSTLLRALLGLNPVTGGEVTLAGRPLNAWSRAQRSRQLAYLAQSEGLPDGARVRDVVALGRGAGDWRFGLLPRTPWTPADEAAVDAALDRTDTRRFEDRRVSELSGGERQRAALARALAAEPRFLLLDEPTNHLDLAYALDVVRYLRCEVAGGLGVVAVLHDLNLAARADHLVLLCGGRVQASGTPHEVLTPEHLHAAYGLHVNVVQHADRLLVIPQD, encoded by the coding sequence ATGACTGACCTGCTGCACCACACGGCGCCACGCCAGCCGGAGGCGACCCCCCGGGACGCCCTGGTCGCGCGGGACGTGCACGTGCAGGCCGGGTCATTCCCAGCGGTGCGGGGCGTGAGTGCGGCGTTCCGGCCCGGCGTGTTCAGCGCTGTGATCGGCCCGAACGGCGCCGGGAAGAGCACGCTGCTGCGCGCGCTGCTGGGCCTGAACCCGGTCACGGGGGGCGAGGTGACCCTGGCCGGGCGGCCCCTGAATGCCTGGAGCCGCGCGCAGCGGTCGCGGCAGTTGGCGTACCTCGCGCAGAGCGAGGGCCTGCCGGACGGCGCGCGCGTGCGGGACGTGGTGGCGCTGGGGCGCGGCGCGGGCGACTGGCGCTTTGGGCTGCTGCCCCGCACCCCCTGGACCCCCGCCGACGAGGCTGCCGTGGACGCCGCGCTGGACCGCACCGACACCCGCCGTTTCGAGGACCGCCGCGTGTCGGAACTCAGCGGCGGGGAGCGGCAGCGGGCGGCGCTGGCCCGCGCGCTGGCGGCCGAACCGCGCTTCCTGCTCCTGGACGAACCCACCAACCACCTCGACCTCGCGTACGCGCTGGACGTCGTGCGGTACCTGCGCTGCGAGGTCGCGGGCGGCCTGGGCGTCGTGGCGGTGCTGCACGACCTGAACCTCGCCGCGCGCGCCGATCACCTCGTGCTGCTCTGCGGGGGGCGGGTGCAGGCCAGCGGCACCCCGCACGAGGTGCTGACGCCCGAGCACCTGCACGCCGCGTACGGGCTGCACGTCAACGTGGTGCAGCACGCAGACCGCCTGCTGGTCATCCCGCAGGATTGA
- a CDS encoding lysophospholipid acyltransferase family protein, with product MSDAALPEKPAAPSAAKAPAAEPPAPPVIPWVYRLVVDTTYLPVIFSGMHLEVHGREHVPPPGTPLVVAANHVSALDPFLVARALPPGRFLQFMAKKELFIPVIGDIIRAGGSFPVDRSGNDLGAVRTSLRILKANGTVGIFPQGTRGGHEMQGGVALIAAKGRAPILPAGVSRDGKRWIIRFGAPIPPRGGIKAITGELGEVLSTLAVPVGQRL from the coding sequence ATGAGTGACGCCGCGCTGCCCGAGAAGCCCGCTGCCCCGTCAGCCGCCAAGGCCCCTGCGGCCGAGCCGCCCGCGCCGCCCGTCATTCCCTGGGTGTACCGGCTGGTCGTGGACACCACCTACCTGCCCGTGATCTTCAGCGGTATGCATCTGGAGGTGCACGGCCGCGAGCACGTGCCGCCGCCCGGCACGCCGCTGGTCGTCGCGGCCAATCACGTGAGCGCCCTGGACCCGTTTCTGGTGGCCCGCGCGCTGCCGCCGGGCCGGTTCCTGCAGTTCATGGCGAAGAAGGAACTGTTCATCCCGGTCATCGGGGACATCATCCGCGCCGGGGGGTCCTTCCCGGTGGACCGCAGCGGGAACGACCTGGGTGCCGTGCGCACGTCGCTGCGCATCCTGAAGGCGAACGGGACGGTGGGGATCTTCCCGCAGGGCACGCGCGGCGGGCATGAAATGCAGGGCGGCGTCGCCCTGATCGCCGCGAAGGGCCGCGCGCCCATCCTGCCCGCCGGGGTCAGCCGCGACGGCAAGCGCTGGATCATCCGCTTCGGGGCGCCCATCCCGCCACGCGGCGGGATCAAGGCCATCACCGGGGAACTCGGCGAGGTGCTGTCCACGCTGGCCGTCCCCGTCGGGCAGCGGCTGTAG
- a CDS encoding vWA domain-containing protein, whose protein sequence is MARVTRYSKFEGELDQLESSELMQMIQEALLGQGMNDPYDPDPDARPSMDDLFDAILQALAERNMIPEEQLMEAMQADDIRETGLGQQIQRLMDRLQQDGFIRKEFEEDGAGGAGDPGDAKFQLTDKSIDFLGYKSLRDLMGGLGRSSAGSHDTREYASGVEMTGELKGYEFGDTMNLDTTATLGNVISKGFDNLEESDLVIRQAEYNSSAATVVLLDCSHSMILYGEDRFTPAKQVALALAHLIRTQYPGDTVKFVLFHDSAEEVPVGKLAQAQIGPYHTNTAGGLRLAQQLLKRENKDMKQIVMITDGKPSALTLPDGRIYKNAYGLDPYVLGATLREVANCRRSGIQVNTFMLARDPDLVGFVRRVSEMTRGKAYFTTPHNIGQYVLMDFMTNKTKMIN, encoded by the coding sequence ATGGCGCGTGTCACGCGGTACAGCAAGTTCGAGGGGGAACTCGATCAGCTCGAGAGCAGCGAGCTGATGCAGATGATTCAGGAGGCGCTGCTGGGCCAGGGCATGAACGACCCGTACGACCCGGACCCGGACGCGCGCCCCAGCATGGACGACCTGTTCGACGCCATCTTGCAGGCGCTCGCCGAGCGGAACATGATTCCGGAAGAGCAGCTGATGGAGGCCATGCAGGCCGACGACATCCGCGAGACCGGGCTGGGCCAGCAGATCCAGCGCCTGATGGACAGGCTCCAGCAGGACGGCTTCATCCGCAAGGAGTTCGAGGAGGATGGGGCGGGCGGCGCGGGGGATCCCGGCGACGCGAAGTTCCAGCTGACGGACAAGAGCATCGATTTCCTGGGGTACAAGAGCCTGCGCGACCTGATGGGCGGACTGGGGCGCAGCAGCGCCGGATCGCACGACACCCGTGAGTACGCCTCGGGCGTCGAGATGACCGGTGAACTCAAGGGCTACGAGTTCGGGGACACCATGAACCTCGACACGACCGCCACTCTCGGGAACGTGATCAGCAAGGGCTTCGACAACCTCGAGGAGTCGGACCTGGTCATCCGGCAGGCGGAGTACAACTCGTCGGCGGCGACGGTGGTGCTGCTCGACTGCTCGCATTCCATGATCCTGTACGGCGAGGACCGCTTCACGCCCGCCAAGCAGGTCGCGCTGGCCCTGGCGCACCTGATCCGCACGCAGTACCCCGGGGACACCGTGAAGTTCGTGCTGTTCCACGACAGCGCCGAGGAGGTCCCGGTCGGGAAGCTCGCGCAGGCGCAGATCGGGCCGTACCACACGAACACCGCGGGCGGCCTGCGGCTGGCGCAGCAGCTGCTGAAGCGCGAGAACAAGGATATGAAGCAGATCGTGATGATCACCGACGGGAAACCCTCGGCGCTGACGCTGCCGGACGGACGCATCTACAAGAACGCGTACGGTCTGGACCCCTACGTGTTGGGCGCGACGCTGCGCGAGGTCGCGAACTGCCGCCGCAGCGGGATTCAGGTGAACACGTTCATGCTGGCCCGCGACCCGGATCTGGTGGGCTTCGTGCGCCGCGTCAGCGAGATGACGCGCGGCAAGGCGTACTTCACGACGCCGCACAACATCGGGCAGTACGTGCTGATGGACTTCATGACGAACAAGACGAAGATGATCAACTGA
- a CDS encoding NAD(P)H-binding protein, translating to MNLAVIGAAGGVGRRVAAQAAAAGHQVRALVRTPEQADMLALHGAQPVHGDLTGEWTAVLDGADAVVWAAGAGASGHFQAIDGDALIAVTDELVRRRASGGPARLVVVSSMGVDRPEQMPPFLAAVLRVKAVSDAHVQASGLDWTVVRPGGLTDAPGTGMVSAGMPAPRGMIARDDVAAVVLACLNDPSSVGQTFEVVAGDTPVAQAVAALETGSGK from the coding sequence ATGAATCTCGCAGTGATCGGAGCGGCCGGCGGCGTGGGCCGCCGCGTGGCCGCGCAGGCCGCCGCCGCCGGACATCAGGTGCGCGCACTGGTCCGCACGCCCGAACAGGCCGACATGCTCGCGCTGCACGGTGCGCAGCCGGTGCACGGTGACCTGACCGGCGAATGGACGGCCGTGCTGGACGGCGCCGACGCGGTCGTGTGGGCCGCCGGGGCGGGCGCCAGCGGCCACTTCCAGGCCATCGACGGGGACGCCCTGATCGCCGTGACGGACGAACTCGTCCGCCGCCGCGCCTCGGGCGGGCCCGCGCGGCTGGTGGTGGTCAGTTCCATGGGCGTGGACCGCCCCGAGCAGATGCCGCCCTTCCTGGCCGCCGTGCTGCGCGTCAAGGCCGTCTCGGACGCGCACGTGCAGGCCAGTGGGCTGGACTGGACGGTCGTGCGGCCCGGCGGCCTGACCGACGCCCCGGGCACCGGCATGGTCAGCGCCGGGATGCCCGCCCCGCGCGGCATGATCGCCCGCGACGACGTGGCGGCCGTGGTGCTCGCCTGCCTGAACGACCCGAGCAGCGTGGGGCAGACCTTTGAGGTGGTCGCCGGGGACACCCCGGTCGCGCAGGCGGTCGCGGCGCTGGAAACGGGGAGTGGGAAGTAG
- a CDS encoding ABC transporter substrate-binding protein — MTFPVKGILTLITLSGALSGAAAATSYPLTITDDLGRKVTLKAEPKRIVSVLPSTSETVCALGLCDRLVGVDDYSDYPQQVTKLPKVGGLYNPNIEAMVALKPDVVLVSQYGKLAEPLTQAGVTVIAVNPETYDEVFSKTLLLGKILNREAQAKALVGKIKGDIARVEILTKNAVRQPTAYFEIDPTPYSIGPNSFMGVLLTKAGARNIIPASMGDFPKVDPEFIVKANPQLILGVDAKTAGARPGWSGISALKAGKVRDIPAELNSMLGRPGPRLGQALMGLAKLIHPELFK, encoded by the coding sequence ATGACGTTCCCCGTGAAAGGCATCCTGACCCTGATCACCCTGAGCGGCGCCCTGAGTGGCGCGGCCGCCGCGACCTCCTACCCGCTGACGATCACCGACGACCTGGGCCGTAAGGTGACCCTGAAGGCCGAGCCGAAGCGGATCGTCAGCGTGCTGCCCAGCACCAGCGAGACCGTGTGCGCGCTGGGCCTGTGCGACCGGCTGGTGGGGGTGGACGACTACAGTGACTACCCGCAGCAGGTGACGAAACTGCCCAAGGTGGGCGGCCTGTACAACCCGAACATCGAGGCGATGGTGGCCCTGAAACCCGACGTGGTGCTCGTCAGCCAGTACGGGAAGCTGGCCGAGCCGCTGACGCAGGCGGGCGTCACCGTGATCGCCGTGAACCCCGAGACGTACGACGAGGTGTTCAGCAAGACGCTGCTGCTCGGCAAGATCCTGAACCGCGAGGCGCAGGCCAAGGCCCTGGTCGGAAAGATCAAGGGGGACATCGCCCGCGTGGAGATCCTCACGAAGAACGCCGTGCGTCAGCCCACCGCGTACTTCGAGATCGACCCCACGCCTTACTCGATCGGGCCGAACTCGTTCATGGGCGTGCTGCTCACCAAGGCGGGCGCGCGGAACATCATCCCCGCCAGCATGGGCGACTTCCCGAAGGTGGACCCGGAATTCATCGTGAAGGCCAACCCGCAGCTGATCCTGGGCGTGGACGCGAAGACGGCGGGCGCACGCCCCGGCTGGAGCGGCATCAGCGCGCTGAAAGCCGGGAAGGTCCGGGACATCCCGGCTGAACTGAACAGCATGCTGGGCCGCCCGGGGCCGCGTCTGGGGCAGGCGCTGATGGGCCTGGCGAAACTGATTCACCCGGAACTGTTCAAGTAA
- a CDS encoding FecCD family ABC transporter permease: MQAAAPRRGLGVGLGTLLLAALLLAAVVLGTGLGSVTIPPGEVLGALWRGATRQALEGNDVIVWQIRLPRVVMGALVGASLSVCGGAFQGVFRNPLADPYLLGVASGSALGATVAIVAGWPRALIPVSALLTALVAVACTLSLAREGRRFPPTRLILAGVVVGSVLSAATTALILRGEDRARQVLAYTLGDLGFSGWRDVLTVLPYAALGCGALLLLARALDTLQLGELTARSLGVPVERLRLIAVLAASLATAGAVAYVGVIGFVGLIVPHMIRLAFGPGHRTLLPLSALLGGALLVGADLLARTTPLSQVGIVTTLLGGPFFLWLLRKERHD; this comes from the coding sequence ATGCAGGCCGCCGCGCCGCGCCGGGGGCTGGGGGTGGGCCTGGGCACGCTGCTGCTCGCGGCGCTGCTGCTGGCCGCTGTCGTCCTGGGCACCGGGCTGGGCAGCGTCACCATTCCGCCCGGCGAGGTGCTGGGCGCGCTGTGGCGCGGCGCGACCCGGCAGGCGCTGGAGGGCAACGACGTGATCGTGTGGCAGATCCGCCTGCCGCGCGTGGTCATGGGCGCGCTGGTGGGCGCGAGCCTCAGCGTGTGCGGGGGCGCCTTCCAGGGCGTGTTCCGTAACCCTCTGGCGGACCCGTACCTGCTGGGCGTCGCCAGCGGCAGCGCACTGGGCGCCACGGTCGCCATCGTGGCCGGGTGGCCCCGCGCGCTGATCCCGGTGTCGGCGCTGCTGACCGCGCTGGTCGCCGTGGCGTGCACGCTGTCCCTGGCACGTGAGGGACGGCGTTTTCCCCCCACGCGGCTGATCCTGGCAGGCGTGGTGGTGGGCAGCGTCCTGAGCGCCGCGACCACCGCGCTGATCCTGCGCGGCGAGGACCGCGCGCGGCAGGTGCTGGCGTACACGCTGGGCGACCTGGGCTTCAGCGGCTGGCGGGACGTGCTGACCGTGCTGCCGTACGCCGCGCTGGGCTGCGGGGCGCTGCTGCTGCTGGCGCGCGCGCTGGACACCCTGCAACTGGGCGAACTGACCGCCCGCAGCCTGGGCGTCCCCGTCGAGCGGCTGCGGCTGATCGCGGTGCTGGCCGCGAGCCTCGCCACGGCAGGCGCGGTGGCGTACGTGGGTGTGATCGGCTTCGTGGGCCTGATCGTGCCGCACATGATCCGCCTCGCGTTCGGGCCCGGGCACCGCACGCTGCTGCCCCTCTCGGCGCTGCTGGGCGGGGCGCTGCTGGTTGGCGCGGACCTGCTGGCCCGCACCACGCCGCTGTCGCAGGTGGGCATCGTGACGACCCTGCTGGGCGGCCCGTTCTTCCTGTGGCTGCTGCGCAAGGAACGCCATGACTGA
- the xseB gene encoding exodeoxyribonuclease VII small subunit, which yields MTEPQPTSYREAYARLSRIAAELESGEADLDRVLPLLEDARAAYAQCRERIEAVRAVLAGDWADGSDADETDTDNTDDAE from the coding sequence ATGACTGAGCCTCAGCCCACCTCGTACCGGGAGGCGTACGCCCGGCTGAGCCGCATCGCCGCCGAACTCGAATCCGGCGAGGCCGACCTCGACCGCGTCCTGCCGCTGCTGGAGGACGCCCGCGCCGCCTACGCCCAGTGCCGCGAACGGATCGAGGCGGTGCGCGCTGTGCTGGCTGGAGACTGGGCTGACGGCAGCGACGCAGACGAAACCGACACGGACAACACGGACGACGCGGAGTAA
- a CDS encoding catalase family protein, with translation MSPDFVRYRDDLERPQPDEARTFAQLARVMQGYSEAFHTRYHHAVRPVHSKGHGLLIGELEVPDLPPHLAQGLFAAPGRYPAAARLSTPPGDILPDSVSTPRALALKVIGPPAPMLDGHAGEVTQDFLLNNGPVFAAKDAGGFLNNQLPIRLTLNAPEELKVAAALGAQVAARVAPEGSPLAGALKQLGGHPYTHPLGETYYSQLPIRWGEYVAKVALVPTAEHLRALTGQAVRVLGPGRADALRDAVAQVIRASGGTWDLRAQLCTDETRMPIEDGSVRWDETLSPFVTVARLHVPPQDPARPDKLVFADDRLSFSPWHAHAAHRPLGSAMRARRHVYEQSAAFRREHNDEPLREPRTAGDLPTP, from the coding sequence ATGAGCCCCGACTTCGTGCGGTACCGCGACGACCTGGAACGCCCGCAGCCTGACGAGGCGCGCACCTTCGCGCAGCTGGCCCGCGTCATGCAGGGCTACAGCGAGGCCTTCCACACCCGCTACCACCACGCGGTGCGCCCCGTGCACAGCAAGGGTCACGGCCTGCTGATCGGGGAACTGGAGGTCCCGGACCTGCCGCCTCACCTCGCGCAGGGGCTGTTCGCCGCGCCCGGGCGCTACCCGGCGGCCGCGCGGCTCTCCACCCCGCCCGGGGACATCCTGCCGGACAGCGTGTCCACGCCGCGCGCGCTGGCCCTGAAGGTGATCGGCCCGCCCGCCCCCATGCTGGACGGGCACGCGGGCGAGGTCACGCAGGACTTCCTGCTCAACAACGGGCCCGTGTTCGCCGCGAAGGACGCGGGCGGGTTCCTGAACAACCAGCTGCCCATCCGCCTGACCCTGAACGCCCCGGAGGAACTCAAGGTCGCCGCCGCGCTGGGCGCGCAGGTCGCGGCGCGCGTGGCGCCCGAGGGCAGCCCGCTGGCCGGTGCCCTGAAACAGCTCGGCGGGCACCCCTACACGCACCCGCTGGGCGAGACGTACTACTCGCAGCTGCCCATCCGCTGGGGCGAGTACGTGGCGAAGGTGGCGCTGGTCCCCACCGCCGAGCACCTGCGCGCCCTGACCGGGCAGGCGGTGCGCGTCCTGGGGCCGGGCCGCGCCGACGCCCTGCGAGACGCCGTCGCCCAGGTCATCCGCGCGTCGGGCGGCACCTGGGACCTGCGCGCGCAGCTGTGCACCGACGAGACCCGCATGCCCATCGAGGACGGCTCGGTCCGCTGGGACGAGACCCTCAGCCCCTTCGTGACCGTCGCCCGGTTGCACGTCCCCCCGCAGGACCCCGCGCGGCCCGACAAACTGGTGTTCGCCGACGACCGCCTGAGCTTCAGCCCCTGGCATGCCCACGCCGCGCACCGCCCGCTCGGCAGCGCCATGCGCGCCCGCCGCCACGTCTACGAACAGTCGGCGGCCTTCCGGCGGGAACACAACGACGAACCCCTGCGCGAACCCCGCACCGCAGGCGACCTGCCCACCCCCTGA
- a CDS encoding DinB family protein: protein MNVDLGTVREQLARTPGVLDALLRGLPKAWAGLDEGPGTWSPRGVVAHLTHADRTNWLPRARVLLAAGETEVFPPFDRAGHQAAEAAQSLDELLDDFAAMRAESLRALDALNLTPAALARRGTHPEFGPVTLGQLLATWAAHDLDHVLQITRTLGGGYREAVGPWQAYLRIMRPT from the coding sequence ATGAACGTGGATCTGGGGACGGTGCGGGAGCAGCTGGCGCGGACGCCGGGCGTGCTGGACGCGTTGCTGCGGGGCCTGCCGAAGGCGTGGGCGGGGCTGGACGAGGGGCCGGGGACGTGGTCGCCGCGTGGGGTGGTGGCGCACCTGACGCACGCGGACCGCACGAACTGGCTGCCGCGCGCGCGGGTGCTGCTCGCGGCGGGCGAGACGGAGGTGTTCCCCCCGTTTGACCGGGCCGGGCATCAGGCGGCGGAGGCGGCGCAGTCCCTGGATGAGCTGCTGGACGACTTCGCGGCGATGCGGGCAGAGAGCCTGCGGGCACTGGACGCCCTGAACCTGACCCCGGCGGCACTGGCGCGGCGCGGCACGCACCCGGAGTTCGGCCCGGTGACGCTGGGGCAGCTGCTCGCGACCTGGGCGGCGCACGATCTGGATCACGTCCTGCAGATCACGCGCACGCTGGGCGGCGGGTACCGCGAGGCGGTGGGGCCGTGGCAGGCGTACCTGCGGATCATGCGGCCCACCTAG
- a CDS encoding HRDC domain-containing protein, producing the protein MTDPVTSVRPDARLVRLHAGRGDPHARLAGALADLEGAAWGLLLRDETALARQLAEHLGAGTLRVDARVRVSREALAAAGLAAASVDADWRGARAVWLLEPTPAELERARRAGVPVIVDATLAPGGTWLAQGARLVVYRDSVTLTGHGDAPLSALFGAGSAPAPVAAAPSDLSVALALRDVATLPLRLARVARTTTQLAERLGGAAQPAGPTALLLAPDEAADSEAPLGGVLAAARSVPGGVLITPGLEDARVALALLRGESAAEDEPAAPTTPEAAAPQEEDRREQRPEGRPDGRAEARPDQRGEFRERRESRDRFERRERGGRRDDRRDDRRERGGRDRFERRDFRPPVTGARGEQPDAPSTPSQPDMPERFTFEPPAAAPVSTPNPAPAPQPEPEETWEPEIVFSDSPAQTAAPLPTPVSSGPDAPNLPQVPDVRHQAVEKHDQPDGEQTEPVTAQPADAQPEPEPTPEPAPVILPPDLPGGKEDPAANLTDEQMAVYARLREWRNAEAKRQEISRFIIASNATLAEIARRVPYTLDDLREVKGMGQARLGKYGDKILDVVRG; encoded by the coding sequence ATGACTGATCCCGTGACTTCTGTGCGCCCTGACGCCCGGCTCGTGCGCCTGCACGCCGGGCGGGGCGATCCGCACGCCCGCCTCGCCGGGGCGCTCGCCGACCTGGAAGGCGCCGCGTGGGGCCTGCTGCTGCGCGACGAGACGGCCCTGGCCCGCCAGCTGGCCGAGCACCTGGGCGCGGGCACGCTGCGCGTGGACGCCCGCGTGCGCGTCAGCCGCGAGGCCCTGGCCGCCGCCGGGCTGGCCGCCGCGAGTGTGGACGCCGACTGGCGCGGCGCGCGCGCCGTGTGGCTGCTGGAACCCACCCCGGCCGAACTGGAGCGCGCGCGCCGCGCCGGGGTGCCCGTGATCGTGGACGCCACGCTGGCCCCCGGCGGCACCTGGCTCGCGCAGGGCGCGCGGCTGGTCGTGTACCGCGACAGCGTGACCCTGACCGGGCACGGCGACGCGCCCCTGAGCGCCCTGTTCGGCGCGGGGTCCGCGCCCGCCCCGGTGGCGGCCGCGCCCAGCGACCTGAGCGTGGCGCTGGCGCTGCGGGACGTGGCGACGCTGCCGCTGCGGCTGGCGCGCGTGGCCCGCACGACCACGCAACTGGCCGAGCGGCTGGGCGGCGCGGCGCAGCCCGCCGGGCCGACCGCGCTGCTCCTGGCGCCGGACGAGGCGGCCGACAGCGAGGCGCCGCTGGGCGGCGTGCTGGCCGCCGCGCGCAGCGTACCGGGCGGCGTCCTGATCACGCCCGGCCTGGAGGACGCCCGAGTGGCGCTGGCCCTGCTGCGCGGCGAGAGCGCCGCAGAGGATGAACCCGCCGCGCCGACGACCCCGGAGGCGGCCGCGCCGCAGGAGGAGGACCGCCGCGAGCAGCGCCCGGAGGGCCGCCCGGATGGTCGGGCAGAGGCCCGCCCGGATCAGCGGGGCGAGTTCCGGGAGCGCCGCGAGAGCCGCGACCGCTTCGAGCGCCGGGAACGCGGGGGCCGCCGGGATGACCGGCGCGACGACCGCCGCGAGCGGGGGGGCCGCGACCGCTTCGAGCGCCGCGACTTCCGCCCGCCCGTGACCGGTGCGCGCGGCGAGCAGCCCGACGCGCCCAGCACTCCGTCCCAGCCGGACATGCCCGAACGCTTCACCTTCGAGCCTCCCGCTGCGGCCCCCGTGAGCACACCCAACCCCGCCCCTGCGCCCCAGCCGGAGCCGGAGGAGACCTGGGAGCCCGAGATCGTGTTCAGCGACTCACCCGCGCAGACGGCCGCGCCGCTGCCCACCCCGGTCAGCAGCGGGCCCGACGCCCCGAACCTCCCGCAGGTGCCGGACGTGCGCCATCAGGCCGTCGAGAAACACGACCAGCCCGACGGGGAACAGACCGAGCCGGTCACGGCGCAGCCCGCCGACGCCCAGCCGGAACCGGAACCTACGCCCGAGCCCGCCCCGGTCATCCTGCCGCCCGACCTGCCCGGCGGGAAGGAGGACCCGGCGGCGAACCTCACCGACGAGCAGATGGCCGTGTACGCCCGCCTGCGCGAGTGGCGCAACGCCGAGGCCAAACGCCAGGAGATCAGCCGCTTCATCATCGCCAGCAACGCCACCCTGGCCGAGATCGCCCGGCGCGTCCCGTACACCCTGGACGACCTGCGCGAGGTCAAGGGCATGGGGCAGGCCCGCCTGGGCAAGTACGGCGACAAGATCCTGGACGTCGTGCGCGGCTGA
- a CDS encoding DNA-3-methyladenine glycosylase family protein, whose product MPLPAHQAPLADHAAAAAHLSRDPVLAGVIARVGDLPVLTPTADPFGTLIRNVTGQQLSVKAAASIHARVTATLGEVTADTLLAASGDTLRGAGLSWAKVRTVQAIAQAAKTGAVDFAHLSEQDDETVIAELLPLPGIGRWTAEMFLIFALARADVFSLGDLALRQGLARLHPDAPAADVLPRWAPYRTLAARYVWADNARVKAGGEPA is encoded by the coding sequence ATGCCCCTGCCCGCCCATCAGGCTCCCCTCGCCGATCACGCCGCAGCCGCCGCCCACCTGTCCCGCGACCCCGTCCTGGCCGGGGTGATCGCCCGGGTGGGTGACCTGCCGGTCCTGACGCCCACCGCCGATCCGTTCGGGACGCTGATCCGGAACGTGACGGGGCAGCAGCTGAGCGTGAAGGCCGCCGCGAGCATCCACGCCCGCGTGACGGCCACCCTGGGCGAGGTCACGGCCGACACGCTGCTGGCCGCCAGTGGCGACACGCTGCGCGGCGCGGGCCTGTCGTGGGCGAAGGTGCGGACCGTGCAGGCCATCGCGCAGGCCGCGAAGACCGGCGCGGTGGACTTCGCGCACCTGAGCGAGCAGGACGACGAGACCGTGATCGCCGAACTGCTGCCCCTGCCCGGCATCGGCCGCTGGACCGCCGAGATGTTCCTGATTTTCGCCCTGGCCCGCGCGGACGTGTTCAGCCTCGGGGACCTCGCGCTGCGCCAGGGCCTCGCGCGACTGCACCCGGACGCGCCCGCCGCCGACGTGCTGCCCCGCTGGGCGCCGTACCGCACCCTGGCCGCCCGTTACGTGTGGGCGGACAACGCCCGCGTGAAGGCCGGCGGGGAACCGGCGTGA